One genomic segment of Helianthus annuus cultivar XRQ/B chromosome 14, HanXRQr2.0-SUNRISE, whole genome shotgun sequence includes these proteins:
- the LOC110909243 gene encoding mannitol dehydrogenase, with translation MATSPESEHPIKAYGYAARDTSGILSPLTFSRRATGETDIRFKVLYCGICHSDLHFVKNEWGFTKYPVTPGHEIVGVVTEVGSKVENFKIGDKVGVGCLVGSCRSCQSCASDYEQYCEKQVLTYGVPNFDGTQTYGGYSDHMVSDEHFVLRWPENLPLDSGAPLLCAGITTYSPLKYFGLDKPGTKVGVVGLGGLGHVAVKMAKAFGAEVTVFSTTSAKEKEAIEGLNADHFINSKDEQKMEAVRGTLDGIIDTVSANHPIAPLLNALTPHGKLVLVGAPEKPLEVASFSLIMGRKLVAGSNIGGIKETQEMLDFAAKHGITADIEVIPIDYVNTAMERLLKSDVRYRFVIDVANSIKAE, from the exons ATGGCAACATCACCGGAATCCGAGCATCCGATCAAGGCCTATGGTTATGCGGCCCGCGACACGTCTGGAATACTTTCTCCTCTCACCTTCTCCAGAAG GGCTACCGGGGAGACAGATATCAGATTCAAGGTTCTTTACTGCGGAATCTGTCATTCGGATCTTCACTTTGTCAAGAACGAATGGGGATTTACCAAGTACCCGGTTACTCCAGG GCATGAGATTGTTGGTGTGGTGACAGAAGTAGGAAGCAAAGTGGAGAATTTCAAAATTGGGGACAAAGTTGGGGTTGGGTGCTTGGTGGGATCATGTAGATCATGTCAAAGTTGTGCTTCTGACTATGAACAGTATTGCGAGAAGCAGGTATTAACTTATGGTGTCCCCAACTTTGATGGTACACAGACGTACGGTGGGTACTCCGATCACATGGTTTCAGATGAGCATTTTGTACTCCGTTGGCCGGAGAACTTACCACTTGATTCTGGTGCACCGTTGCTATGTGCTGGGATCACAACTTACAGCCCTCTCAAGTACTTTGGATTGGACAAGCCTGGTACGAAAGTGGGTGTGGTTGGTCTCGGTGGGCTCGGTCATGTTGCTGTGAAGATGGCTAAGGCGTTTGGGGCTGAAGTTACTGTTTTTAGCACCACCTCTGCTAAGGAGAAAGAAGCAATTGAGGGACTTAACGCTGACCATTTCATAAACAGCAAGGATGAACAAAAGATGGAG GCTGTTAGGGGTACACTTGATGGCATCATCGACACAGTGTCCGCAAATCATCCGATTGCACCATTGCTTAATGCACTTACACCCCATGGAAAGCTTGTTCTTGTTGGTGCACCTGAAAAACCACTTGAAGTAGCATCATTTTCTTTAATCATGG GAAGGAAGCTTGTTGCTGGTAGTAACATTGGTGGGATTAAAGAGACTCAGGAAATGCTTGATTTTGCAGCAAAGCATGGGATAACTGCAGATATAGAGGTTATACCGATAGACTACGTGAACACCGCGATGGAAAGGCTGTTGAAATCTGATGTAAGGTACCGATTTGTGATCGATGTAGCCAACTCGATCAAGGCTGAATAG